The Methanomicrobiales archaeon HGW-Methanomicrobiales-1 genome includes a region encoding these proteins:
- a CDS encoding methanogenesis marker 5 protein: MVKVFIYPATSLILSDMVARFGHTPLSSAIAIRERIQTAGLESPPLQITPEEPKKGLKWAAVEVPAGIRGRMSLYGPMIEEAEAAIIINDADFAFGCMGCARTNELIKFLLHQKEMPRLELNYPKNEEEGVKFVAAIKRFLTELGGAK; encoded by the coding sequence ATGGTAAAAGTATTCATCTACCCGGCAACGAGCCTGATCCTCTCTGACATGGTGGCACGCTTCGGGCACACGCCCCTTTCGTCTGCCATCGCCATCCGCGAACGCATCCAGACCGCAGGACTCGAATCCCCGCCGCTCCAGATCACGCCCGAAGAGCCCAAGAAAGGGCTGAAGTGGGCAGCCGTCGAAGTGCCTGCCGGGATACGGGGGCGCATGTCGCTCTACGGGCCGATGATCGAGGAGGCCGAGGCGGCGATCATCATCAACGATGCAGATTTCGCATTCGGTTGCATGGGGTGTGCCCGCACCAACGAGCTGATCAAGTTCCTCCTCCACCAGAAGGAGATGCCCCGGCTCGAGCTGAATTACCCGAAGAATGAGGAAGAAGGCGTGAAATTCGTAGCAGCAATCAAGCGGTTCTTAACCGAACTGGGAGGGGCGAAATGA
- a CDS encoding carboxymuconolactone decarboxylase family protein: protein MVKKVSAQSTRDQFEDKLALIVRQGADVTAEEWLKAIEEEYGKVPLVFRRMGERPEVLISHLLYKGTVAQTSPLDPKFVELISMAVGAALKCPHCTGYHMQAAMMMGATREEVLEVILLAGMISNSSVLANAYRIIDDKLEKCIPCETKGPVRGAAKKAAGKAAAKKKPVRKAVPVKRK, encoded by the coding sequence ATGGTAAAGAAAGTTTCAGCACAATCCACCAGGGACCAGTTCGAGGATAAACTTGCACTCATTGTCAGGCAGGGCGCTGATGTCACGGCTGAAGAGTGGCTCAAGGCGATCGAGGAGGAATACGGTAAAGTGCCGCTCGTATTCAGGAGGATGGGCGAGCGCCCCGAAGTGCTCATCTCCCACCTGCTCTACAAGGGGACGGTAGCCCAGACCAGCCCGCTCGATCCCAAGTTCGTGGAACTGATCAGCATGGCTGTGGGTGCCGCCCTCAAGTGCCCGCACTGTACCGGCTACCACATGCAGGCCGCGATGATGATGGGAGCCACCCGTGAAGAAGTGCTTGAAGTCATCCTTTTAGCGGGTATGATCTCGAACTCTTCGGTGCTGGCCAATGCGTACCGGATCATTGACGATAAGCTGGAGAAGTGCATCCCGTGTGAGACGAAAGGGCCGGTGCGGGGGGCTGCTAAGAAGGCGGCCGGGAAGGCTGCTGCAAAGAAGAAGCCGGTGCGGAAAGCAGTGCCGGTGAAGCGGAAGTAG
- a CDS encoding methanogenesis marker 6 protein translates to MTEYTPTHIGSVTKYVVVESFEITPADLAARGYEISNGVMIKETCFGLVISGKAEEVELIVTELRKIDPDHIFVKDRGFPPGDSRRCRANLGGARPGYNGMEFEMTVIPYVSHGLEELNKKDATTVPPMENPLERPLLDINKLKKLIDAQES, encoded by the coding sequence GTGACAGAATATACACCAACCCACATCGGCAGCGTGACAAAATACGTGGTGGTGGAGTCGTTCGAGATCACCCCGGCAGACCTTGCGGCCCGGGGATACGAGATCTCGAACGGGGTGATGATAAAAGAGACCTGTTTTGGTCTCGTCATCAGCGGGAAAGCAGAGGAAGTCGAGCTCATTGTCACCGAACTGCGGAAGATCGATCCCGATCATATTTTTGTAAAAGACCGGGGCTTTCCTCCCGGCGATTCACGTCGCTGCCGGGCAAACCTTGGCGGGGCCCGGCCCGGGTACAATGGTATGGAGTTCGAGATGACCGTGATCCCGTACGTCTCCCACGGGCTTGAAGAACTCAACAAGAAAGACGCAACGACCGTTCCTCCTATGGAAAACCCGCTGGAGCGCCCGTTGCTCGATATCAATAAACTCAAAAAACTGATCGATGCACAGGAGTCCTGA
- a CDS encoding methanogenesis marker 3 protein, translating into MITIHLDGERLETGEGGTLASILSGHETGCCVAIIRPAIKEKAKTSSLAITTTAGEVIIEVQGQAAAFLESPGIIGQLGLHWTDRYATAFGPFPSGIRPQRKPHLYDRGDVILGCGGYEPARSYLLFSRVRHSADHGADESGGVVGTIVSGRAVLDRFSSGDRVTKIEPVMSWADTSRSFTTNDLSLVLEDGMQVVTRVKIMAQGYTPDKITTEAAGSVEHMLLALHAGKYTVGRATSTHILDQRLAGTEDVPREFRRPRREGTVTVRSAGKTAGGVYIYRADVPASLVHSVVGQVVQGIELVKLAKEHDIFSVSVEPVRIDLLGLPFSRAQEICAARGVTLVSDKQDAERIIVSQEPWTTLDVLAEKAVKVTTAPLEKVIDIALDDVAAPLSCDVFRRVTGLIQHDAGMMPVFFKFDDVVLFKPMIPPGLKLIPENMPTDEAAAAALAITNDSRKGTGLVGVRLSANKEFGPTSEPFEGTNIIGRVIDTDKLKKVREKETVYIREVKQ; encoded by the coding sequence ATGATCACCATCCACCTCGATGGAGAGAGGCTGGAGACCGGCGAGGGCGGCACGCTTGCATCGATCCTTTCCGGCCACGAAACGGGCTGCTGCGTGGCGATCATCCGCCCGGCCATCAAAGAGAAGGCAAAGACCAGCAGTCTTGCGATCACCACCACGGCGGGCGAAGTCATCATTGAAGTGCAGGGGCAGGCCGCAGCTTTTCTTGAATCCCCCGGTATCATCGGGCAGCTCGGGCTTCACTGGACCGACCGGTACGCCACCGCATTTGGTCCCTTTCCTTCCGGCATCCGCCCCCAGAGAAAACCGCATCTCTATGATCGCGGGGATGTGATCCTTGGTTGCGGCGGGTATGAACCGGCACGATCCTATCTCCTCTTCTCCCGGGTCCGGCATTCCGCTGACCACGGGGCAGATGAGAGCGGCGGGGTAGTAGGAACAATCGTGAGTGGCAGGGCCGTGCTCGACCGCTTTTCTTCGGGTGACAGGGTCACCAAAATCGAACCGGTCATGAGCTGGGCCGACACGAGCCGCTCGTTCACCACGAATGACCTGAGCCTTGTGCTGGAAGACGGGATGCAGGTCGTCACCCGCGTAAAGATCATGGCACAGGGGTATACTCCTGATAAGATTACCACAGAAGCTGCCGGCAGCGTAGAGCATATGCTGCTCGCACTCCATGCAGGAAAGTATACCGTGGGGAGGGCAACCAGTACCCATATCCTCGACCAGCGGCTGGCAGGAACCGAGGATGTGCCCCGGGAGTTCCGCCGTCCCCGCCGCGAAGGGACCGTCACGGTGCGGTCTGCCGGAAAGACTGCGGGCGGAGTCTACATCTACCGGGCAGATGTTCCGGCAAGCCTGGTCCACAGCGTGGTTGGCCAGGTGGTGCAGGGCATCGAACTGGTAAAACTGGCCAAAGAGCATGACATCTTTTCCGTCAGCGTGGAGCCGGTACGCATCGACCTGCTGGGTCTCCCGTTCAGCAGGGCCCAGGAGATCTGCGCTGCACGGGGAGTAACGCTGGTCTCCGACAAGCAGGATGCAGAAAGGATCATCGTCTCGCAGGAACCGTGGACGACCCTCGATGTGCTTGCAGAGAAGGCAGTGAAAGTAACAACTGCACCGCTGGAGAAGGTGATCGATATCGCACTCGATGATGTGGCTGCTCCGCTCAGCTGCGACGTATTCCGCCGGGTTACCGGGCTCATCCAGCACGATGCCGGCATGATGCCGGTCTTCTTCAAGTTCGACGATGTTGTCCTCTTTAAGCCAATGATCCCCCCGGGCCTGAAACTTATCCCGGAAAACATGCCAACGGACGAAGCTGCGGCAGCTGCACTGGCCATCACCAACGATTCCCGCAAAGGCACCGGGCTCGTAGGAGTGCGCCTCTCGGCGAACAAAGAGTTCGGCCCGACCTCCGAACCGTTCGAAGGGACCAATATCATCGGGCGCGTGATCGATACCGACAAACTCAAGAAAGTGCGGGAGAAAGAGACCGTGTATATCCGTGAGGTGAAGCAGTGA
- a CDS encoding mannose-1-phosphate guanylyltransferase/mannose-6-phosphate isomerase, which translates to MKSIILAGGVGTRLWPLSREYYPKQFIQMDGLSLFQRTCERAALLSGYDGIYVVTNEIHHYLVRNQIEELGYSLPDDHLLAEPAGKNTLPAIAWAMQQVRADDPSASAVVFPSDHLLGDAALDQIRAAEPLAGQYLVTFGVRPTSPHTGYGYIKPGKPLSVGSVVDAFKEKPDEKTAEEYVKSGYLWNSGIFLLSVCCFFEELKQYRPDIFAAFSPDMTPDYANLESISIDYGLLEHSQRVAVVPLDAPWSDLGTFKALYDVEHHDAQGNVGKAEYISAKNNYVYASGKHVGLIGVHDLVVVDTTDALLICDNKHTEQVKKLVSLYNKADDPITRFHRQVHRPWGSYTVLEESGVYKIKRVTVRPGQKLSLQLHHHRSEHWVVVSGTAEVVLDGETRLLRKGESTFVRSGMKHRLKNPGVIPLEVIEVQLGEYLEEDDIVRFEDDYGRE; encoded by the coding sequence ATGAAATCCATTATTCTTGCCGGCGGTGTCGGGACCCGTCTCTGGCCACTTTCCCGTGAGTACTATCCCAAGCAGTTCATCCAGATGGATGGTCTCTCGCTCTTCCAGAGGACCTGCGAGCGGGCAGCCCTGCTTTCAGGGTACGACGGGATCTATGTGGTAACAAACGAGATCCACCACTACCTGGTCCGGAACCAGATAGAAGAACTGGGATATTCACTTCCCGATGATCATCTCCTTGCAGAACCTGCGGGAAAAAATACTCTTCCTGCCATCGCATGGGCAATGCAGCAGGTCCGGGCAGACGACCCTTCGGCATCTGCCGTCGTCTTCCCCAGCGATCACCTCCTCGGCGATGCTGCTCTCGACCAGATCCGGGCAGCCGAACCGCTTGCCGGTCAATATCTTGTGACATTCGGTGTCAGACCCACATCACCCCACACCGGTTACGGGTACATCAAACCGGGAAAACCTCTCTCGGTTGGCAGTGTTGTTGATGCCTTTAAGGAAAAACCCGATGAGAAGACTGCCGAAGAATATGTGAAGAGCGGGTATCTCTGGAACAGCGGGATATTCCTCCTGTCTGTGTGCTGCTTTTTTGAGGAACTGAAACAGTACCGCCCTGATATCTTCGCTGCATTCTCTCCCGATATGACCCCCGATTATGCGAATCTTGAATCCATCTCGATCGATTACGGGCTGCTCGAGCATTCGCAGCGTGTAGCGGTTGTCCCGCTTGACGCTCCATGGAGTGATCTGGGGACATTCAAGGCGCTTTACGATGTCGAGCATCACGATGCACAGGGCAACGTAGGGAAGGCAGAGTACATCTCGGCGAAAAATAACTATGTTTACGCTTCAGGAAAGCATGTCGGGCTTATCGGGGTTCACGATCTGGTTGTGGTGGACACGACCGATGCACTCCTTATCTGCGACAATAAGCATACCGAGCAGGTGAAAAAACTCGTCAGCCTGTACAATAAAGCAGATGATCCAATCACCCGCTTCCACCGGCAGGTACACCGCCCGTGGGGCTCATATACCGTGCTCGAAGAGTCCGGAGTCTATAAAATCAAACGGGTCACCGTGCGGCCAGGCCAGAAACTCTCCCTCCAGCTCCACCATCACCGGAGTGAGCACTGGGTAGTGGTGAGCGGGACCGCAGAAGTAGTGCTCGATGGGGAGACCCGTCTGCTCCGGAAGGGAGAGAGTACCTTTGTCCGCAGCGGGATGAAGCACCGGCTGAAAAATCCGGGTGTCATTCCGCTTGAGGTAATAGAGGTGCAGCTGGGCGAATATCTTGAAGAGGATGATATCGTCCGGTTTGAGGACGATTATGGCAGGGAGTAA
- the asnB gene encoding asparagine synthase (glutamine-hydrolyzing) produces the protein MCGIAGQYCLDGKEPDTKLLSVMSERLAHRGPDGERTHISGPIALAHRRLAIIDLSSEGLQPMTNEDGTLWLVFNGEIYNFVELREELIEKGHRFHSKSDTEVILHAYEEWGHKCLERFNGMWAFALWDNQRQELFCARDRFGIKPFYYTDTGDSFLFASEIKALLAHPAVGTKPDDATLGTYLAWGVLDHSERTMFDGILQLRPAHAIVVTKEGAQPPFRYWDVKVNAEIHSSVPDAEVASKLRSLLHDATSIHLRSDVAVGTCLSGGIDSSALTAIINGLIREEAPASIGARQKTFSVVFSDKRFDESRYIDEVVAATGVDAHRTEPSPEKLWDDIDRLVYMQDEPFGSLSIYAQYCVMRLAREQVKVVLDGQGADELLAGYLAYQGSYIRGLFRSFHTLTGFREIIGSLRHHRGFFRSAAEQLFVRKGRRGLLKCTAPRVDRYGGRLDEVLIHELTSTNLPALLHYEDRNSMAFSIESRVPYLDVRFVEYVTSLPLNQKIRSGVTKIALRNAIRGIIPESIRCRMDKMGFVTPEEVWMRETLRPFVLELISSAGFHARPYWDADAVIKNYLSFLEGRSAYSPEIWRIVCTELWLRKFFDLPAVTSSGS, from the coding sequence ATGTGCGGCATTGCAGGGCAGTACTGTCTGGACGGAAAAGAGCCGGATACAAAGCTTCTCTCGGTCATGTCCGAACGGCTCGCCCACCGGGGACCGGATGGTGAACGTACCCATATCAGCGGCCCGATAGCCCTTGCCCACCGCAGGCTCGCAATCATCGATCTCTCATCTGAGGGTCTCCAGCCGATGACCAATGAGGATGGCACACTCTGGCTGGTCTTCAATGGCGAGATTTACAATTTTGTCGAGCTCCGCGAGGAGCTTATCGAAAAAGGCCACCGGTTCCATTCAAAATCCGATACTGAAGTGATCCTCCATGCCTACGAGGAATGGGGACATAAGTGCCTCGAACGGTTCAATGGCATGTGGGCGTTTGCCCTCTGGGATAACCAGCGGCAGGAGCTGTTCTGCGCCCGGGACCGGTTCGGGATCAAACCATTCTATTACACTGATACCGGAGATTCTTTCCTGTTTGCCTCAGAGATCAAAGCGCTGCTCGCTCACCCGGCTGTCGGCACGAAACCGGACGATGCCACGCTGGGCACGTACCTTGCATGGGGAGTGCTCGACCATTCTGAACGAACGATGTTTGACGGCATCCTCCAGCTGAGGCCTGCTCATGCAATAGTTGTAACAAAGGAGGGGGCTCAACCACCGTTCCGGTACTGGGACGTGAAGGTCAACGCAGAAATTCACTCCAGTGTACCAGATGCAGAGGTGGCATCGAAGCTCCGTTCCCTGCTGCACGATGCAACCAGCATCCACCTCCGGAGCGATGTCGCTGTTGGTACCTGCCTGTCCGGGGGCATTGATTCGTCAGCACTTACCGCGATCATCAATGGTCTCATAAGGGAAGAGGCACCGGCAAGCATCGGGGCACGGCAGAAGACCTTCTCCGTGGTCTTCTCCGACAAACGGTTCGATGAGAGCCGGTATATCGATGAAGTTGTTGCCGCAACAGGAGTGGACGCTCATCGTACCGAACCTTCCCCGGAAAAACTCTGGGATGATATCGACCGGTTGGTCTACATGCAGGACGAGCCGTTTGGTTCGCTCTCGATCTATGCCCAGTACTGCGTGATGCGGCTTGCCCGCGAGCAGGTCAAAGTTGTGCTCGACGGGCAGGGGGCAGATGAGCTGCTGGCCGGGTATCTTGCGTACCAGGGCAGTTATATCAGGGGACTGTTCCGCTCGTTCCATACATTGACCGGGTTCCGGGAGATCATCGGAAGCCTCAGGCACCATCGTGGCTTTTTCCGTTCAGCAGCAGAACAACTGTTCGTCCGCAAAGGACGCAGGGGGCTCCTGAAATGTACCGCACCACGGGTAGACCGCTACGGGGGCAGGCTTGACGAGGTACTTATCCACGAACTGACCAGCACCAACCTGCCGGCACTCCTCCACTACGAGGATCGGAATTCCATGGCATTTTCGATCGAGTCCCGGGTGCCCTATCTCGATGTGCGGTTTGTGGAGTACGTAACGTCACTCCCGCTTAACCAGAAAATTCGTAGTGGCGTTACCAAGATTGCCCTCCGGAATGCTATCAGGGGGATAATTCCTGAGTCAATCCGCTGCCGGATGGACAAGATGGGATTTGTCACACCGGAAGAGGTCTGGATGAGAGAGACACTCCGCCCATTTGTGCTGGAATTGATAAGCTCTGCCGGGTTCCATGCACGCCCGTACTGGGATGCCGATGCAGTAATTAAAAATTATCTTTCATTTCTTGAGGGGAGATCGGCCTACTCGCCGGAGATCTGGAGAATTGTCTGTACTGAACTCTGGCTGAGGAAATTTTTCGATCTGCCTGCCGTCACCTCCTCAGGTTCCTGA
- a CDS encoding methanogenesis marker 17 protein: protein MLAVEYFEVECPEPVGAEYYKQITNDVLLDHNLLKVIEKIHVYIDPKIPLFIAVGILKPITNVVRVGDIANINPQEGKMTLVITDETYLASMLKIFWERFGKDKVEQPDRFTVVLYGVQADPQEIEQIVIGHPGESVNRDLIYALRCVAPEGFRLRSERFENGKFSFVASENTLTENIDELVKAKFALMGEVP, encoded by the coding sequence ATGCTCGCCGTTGAGTACTTTGAAGTGGAATGCCCCGAGCCGGTGGGTGCGGAGTACTACAAGCAGATCACCAACGATGTCCTGTTGGATCACAATCTCCTCAAGGTGATCGAGAAGATCCATGTCTATATCGACCCGAAGATCCCGCTCTTTATCGCCGTCGGCATCCTCAAACCGATCACGAACGTGGTCCGCGTGGGAGATATTGCCAACATCAACCCGCAGGAAGGTAAGATGACGCTCGTCATTACGGATGAAACCTACCTTGCTTCGATGCTCAAGATTTTCTGGGAGCGGTTTGGCAAGGACAAGGTCGAACAGCCGGACCGGTTCACGGTAGTCCTCTACGGGGTTCAGGCAGATCCCCAAGAGATCGAGCAGATCGTGATCGGCCATCCCGGTGAGTCCGTAAACCGGGACCTCATCTACGCCCTCCGGTGCGTGGCGCCGGAAGGCTTCCGGCTCCGGAGCGAGCGGTTCGAGAACGGGAAGTTCTCGTTCGTTGCCAGCGAGAACACGCTTACTGAGAACATCGATGAACTGGTTAAGGCGAAGTTTGCCCTGATGGGAGAAGTACCATGA
- a CDS encoding methanogenesis marker 15 protein, giving the protein MTQPVRIAQLSCGPEYSGIQNEINEAAREVGGEIFFPDVALKDIRRDFDKFGLDVKSPDLKLAIARAMALVEGRVEADAVFIATCFRCAEAAIVRNELRRYINEHSRLPVVSYSFTERTTAGTLLTRMEALTTIARRRALLARETQSGLTLGLDSGSATTKAVVMRDNKIIGTGWQPTTEVLKSANEVIAHALAEAGVTRDEIQAVGTTGYGRFLVGKEIKADLIQEELTVNSKGAVYLADRQHGPATVIDIGGMDNKAISVMDGIPGVFTMGGICAGASGRFLEMTAKRLGVDITELGPLSMKGMGGRVPMNSYCIVFGTQSLVNALAAGSTREDVAAAACHSVAEQVYEQQLQEVDIKEPVIMVGGTSLIEGLVFAMGELLQTKVVVPPYSQYIGAVGSALLASGFIKDD; this is encoded by the coding sequence ATGACGCAACCGGTGCGGATTGCACAACTTTCGTGCGGGCCGGAGTACTCCGGTATCCAGAACGAGATCAATGAAGCGGCCCGGGAGGTCGGCGGCGAGATCTTCTTCCCGGATGTTGCCTTAAAAGACATTCGCCGGGATTTCGATAAGTTCGGCCTCGATGTCAAGAGCCCGGACTTGAAACTCGCGATTGCCCGGGCCATGGCCCTTGTCGAAGGGCGGGTTGAAGCCGATGCGGTCTTCATCGCCACCTGCTTCCGGTGCGCCGAGGCGGCGATTGTGAGAAACGAACTCCGGCGCTACATCAACGAGCACTCCCGGCTCCCGGTGGTCAGCTATTCGTTTACCGAGCGCACGACTGCCGGAACCCTCCTCACCCGGATGGAAGCCCTCACGACCATTGCCCGGCGCCGTGCCCTGCTCGCCCGGGAAACCCAGAGCGGTCTCACCCTCGGCCTTGACTCGGGTTCTGCGACGACAAAAGCGGTCGTGATGCGGGACAACAAGATCATCGGCACGGGCTGGCAGCCCACGACCGAAGTCCTGAAAAGTGCCAATGAAGTGATCGCCCACGCCCTTGCCGAAGCAGGGGTCACCCGCGACGAGATCCAGGCTGTCGGGACAACCGGCTATGGCCGTTTCCTTGTCGGCAAGGAGATCAAAGCGGACCTCATCCAGGAAGAACTGACGGTCAACTCCAAAGGGGCAGTCTATCTCGCGGACCGCCAGCACGGCCCCGCCACCGTGATCGATATCGGGGGTATGGACAATAAGGCGATCTCGGTGATGGACGGGATCCCCGGCGTCTTTACCATGGGTGGGATCTGTGCCGGGGCAAGCGGGAGATTCCTTGAGATGACCGCGAAACGGCTCGGCGTCGACATTACCGAACTCGGCCCGCTCTCCATGAAAGGCATGGGCGGACGCGTGCCGATGAACAGCTATTGTATCGTCTTTGGCACGCAGAGCCTGGTCAATGCCCTTGCTGCCGGTAGTACCCGGGAAGATGTGGCTGCTGCTGCCTGTCACAGTGTGGCCGAGCAGGTATACGAGCAGCAGCTGCAGGAAGTGGATATCAAGGAGCCGGTGATCATGGTCGGGGGCACGTCCCTCATCGAGGGACTTGTCTTTGCGATGGGCGAACTGCTCCAGACAAAGGTGGTCGTGCCGCCATACTCGCAGTATATCGGTGCCGTGGGATCTGCACTCCTTGCATCAGGATTCATAAAGGACGATTAG
- the atwA gene encoding methyl coenzyme M reductase system, component A2: MKAPLITVDNLCMDFDGQRILKNISFEIAEGEILGIIGRSGAGKTVLMHLMRGVEQPPTSGTIVFHVAACGSCDFMDVGSSAGKPCPHCGAKLTALNIDLWNEKNEELRRRLMRRTAIMFQRTFALYGDDRVIENVLHALDDISYPQELAINRAADLIDQVRLSHRMMHIARDLSGGEKQRVVLARQLAKEPFLLFADEPTGTLDPGTAKIVHAMLIEASKTNNMGIIVTSHFSQVIEDVANRAILLVNGSIAKLGSPKEVIAEFMKGCDDSEKFEAAELGEHVVVARDLVKRYISVDRGVIKAVNGVSFDVSTKEIFGIIGKSGAGKTTLSGIIAGLIEPTSGEMNIRIGEEWIDMTKPGIDQRGRATCYIGLLHQEYDLFPHRTVLDNLTDAIGLEFPKELAMRKALVTLKMAGFTDEKSKEILNRMPSQLSEGERHRVALAQVLIREPRIVILDEPTGTMDPITKIDVKHSILHAREEMEETFIVVSHDMEFVRDICDRLALMRGGKIVQIGKTADVLAILTEEERKVMTLPVA, encoded by the coding sequence ATGAAGGCTCCATTGATCACGGTCGACAACCTCTGCATGGATTTCGATGGGCAGAGAATACTCAAGAATATTTCTTTTGAGATCGCAGAAGGCGAGATCCTCGGGATTATCGGCAGGAGCGGGGCCGGTAAGACCGTGCTGATGCACCTGATGCGCGGCGTGGAACAGCCCCCCACGAGCGGCACCATTGTCTTTCACGTAGCGGCCTGCGGCAGCTGCGACTTTATGGATGTGGGGAGTTCTGCGGGCAAACCCTGTCCCCACTGCGGTGCCAAGCTCACGGCGCTCAATATCGATCTCTGGAACGAGAAAAACGAGGAACTGCGGCGCCGGCTCATGCGCCGTACCGCGATCATGTTCCAGCGCACCTTCGCCCTGTACGGCGATGATCGTGTGATCGAAAATGTCCTTCATGCACTTGACGATATCAGTTACCCGCAGGAACTGGCGATCAACCGGGCAGCGGACTTAATCGACCAGGTCCGGCTCTCGCACCGGATGATGCATATCGCCCGGGACCTTTCGGGTGGTGAGAAACAGCGGGTCGTGCTGGCCCGCCAGCTTGCAAAAGAGCCGTTCTTACTCTTTGCCGACGAACCGACCGGCACGCTCGATCCCGGCACGGCCAAGATCGTCCATGCCATGCTCATCGAAGCGTCAAAGACCAATAATATGGGCATCATCGTCACCTCTCACTTCTCGCAGGTCATAGAGGATGTGGCCAACCGCGCTATCCTTCTCGTGAATGGCAGCATTGCAAAACTCGGGTCGCCCAAAGAAGTTATCGCCGAGTTCATGAAAGGCTGCGACGATTCCGAAAAGTTCGAAGCAGCGGAGCTGGGCGAGCATGTCGTTGTTGCCCGGGACTTGGTGAAACGCTACATTTCTGTTGACCGCGGGGTAATCAAGGCAGTCAACGGCGTCAGCTTTGACGTATCAACCAAGGAGATCTTCGGGATCATCGGCAAGAGCGGGGCCGGGAAGACCACGCTCTCCGGTATTATCGCCGGCCTTATCGAGCCCACCAGCGGGGAGATGAACATCCGTATCGGCGAAGAGTGGATCGATATGACCAAGCCGGGGATTGATCAGCGGGGACGGGCAACCTGCTATATCGGACTCCTGCACCAGGAATACGACCTGTTCCCGCACCGGACGGTGCTGGACAACCTGACCGATGCCATCGGCCTGGAATTCCCGAAAGAGCTTGCCATGCGAAAAGCGTTAGTCACGCTCAAGATGGCCGGATTCACCGATGAAAAGAGCAAGGAAATTCTCAACCGGATGCCTTCCCAGCTCTCAGAGGGCGAGAGACACCGCGTGGCATTGGCACAGGTGCTGATCCGCGAGCCGCGTATCGTAATCCTCGATGAGCCGACCGGCACCATGGACCCGATCACCAAGATCGATGTGAAACATTCGATCCTCCATGCCCGCGAGGAGATGGAAGAGACGTTCATCGTCGTCTCCCATGATATGGAATTCGTGCGGGACATCTGCGACCGCCTTGCCCTGATGCGAGGCGGCAAGATCGTGCAGATCGGAAAGACTGCAGATGTGCTTGCAATCCTGACCGAAGAAGAACGCAAGGTCATGACCCTGCCAGTCGCGTGA
- a CDS encoding methanogenesis marker 7 protein: MMLVPVTYKGGIYQHDIVIDLIEDLGGYVVQKHVLAQEVVLQCFVPKDDIELIREISRPIFGEVTDSPLVGTEIAVVSMSLEIHHLPHPSCDIAEYVRRIGAKSNMVSLARGPGKRIAGLNDEERDVINEHDIAVFLMGNFETCIEFKMPKLLRGIEVPVVVCGGPDKETLIRIVDPPVEGYVGGVGRFMRRTKEADQLDKLDEIIDEITRVLEKKRENIAKDPLSVSPARLMNLIREKIPAILDVTSPTPLTVQMAGLRVKLPYDTFAPQLRAMEIEDGITLGEVAEIVPSRMRDYILVKVLPFSETNIAI, translated from the coding sequence ATGATGCTTGTTCCCGTCACCTACAAGGGCGGCATCTACCAGCACGATATCGTGATCGATCTCATTGAGGACCTCGGGGGCTACGTTGTCCAGAAACACGTGCTCGCCCAGGAAGTGGTACTCCAGTGCTTTGTGCCCAAAGACGATATCGAACTGATCCGGGAGATCTCCCGGCCGATCTTCGGCGAAGTAACGGACTCACCGCTGGTCGGGACCGAGATCGCAGTTGTCAGCATGAGCCTGGAGATCCACCACCTCCCCCACCCGTCCTGCGACATAGCCGAATACGTCCGCCGCATCGGAGCCAAGAGCAACATGGTGAGCCTTGCCCGGGGGCCCGGCAAAAGGATCGCCGGGCTCAATGACGAGGAGCGGGATGTTATCAACGAGCACGATATCGCCGTCTTTCTGATGGGCAACTTCGAGACCTGCATCGAGTTCAAGATGCCCAAGCTCCTGCGGGGAATCGAGGTGCCGGTCGTGGTCTGCGGAGGGCCGGATAAGGAGACGTTGATCCGGATCGTCGACCCCCCGGTCGAGGGATACGTGGGCGGAGTCGGGCGGTTTATGCGGCGAACCAAGGAAGCCGACCAGCTCGACAAGCTCGATGAGATCATCGACGAGATCACCCGGGTGCTGGAGAAGAAACGCGAAAACATTGCAAAAGATCCGCTCTCGGTGTCCCCGGCCCGGCTCATGAACCTGATCCGGGAGAAGATACCCGCGATCCTTGACGTGACCTCTCCCACCCCGCTCACGGTCCAGATGGCGGGGCTCCGGGTGAAACTGCCGTACGATACGTTCGCCCCGCAGCTCCGGGCAATGGAGATCGAGGATGGCATCACGCTCGGGGAAGTGGCAGAGATCGTGCCCTCCCGGATGCGGGACTATATTCTGGTAAAAGTTCTGCCCTTCTCCGAGACCAATATTGCGATATAA